The following proteins come from a genomic window of Sardina pilchardus chromosome 13, fSarPil1.1, whole genome shotgun sequence:
- the LOC134099421 gene encoding protein IWS1 homolog isoform X1 encodes MDGEDEFFSGNHSDDGSGTPVQDENAPGSDADEDMRSEPRHSEDEGSDGEGDAAVSRANGGGSGSDRGEGKGEDSDSDKDGPGHDSDSEPEHPRPAADSDDEEEGAASPPKRRGSTSENEEEQKQNASDSENEEPSKPQPAPSDAGSDSENEAPKRKKIIDSEEDDDDETKADDKKEGGGGKWKGVMQSDSEEEDEVRAKPDAGSDQEQEGQSRRVAEDSDDDEDKPVKRKKAILSDSEDDDDEKVAKKSRPMSGGENSDSDAASDIAEKTHAAKLRELGSDSEDEEKPKEEGEKKDEKTLFGSDSESGEDEEEKMIADIFGESGDEEDEEFTGFNQEELEGEKAKPQASKAVAADDSDSDEGVDRGGRDTVSDFMSDFDVMLARKKAQSRKRRRNRDGGTFISDADDVVSAMITKMTEAAEEDRTLNSQKKPALKKLTLLPTVVTHLKKQDLKETFIDSGVMSAIKEWISPLPDKSLPALRIREELLKILMELPSVSQETLKHSGIGRAVMFLYKHPKESRFNKNLALKLINEWSRPIFGLSSNYKCMTREEREQRDLDQQVAPRGRRLSEPEKVERPKEPDVFAPPPPSSGGQTPRRDLEKVLTGEEKALRPGDPGFCARARVPMPSNKDYVVRPKWNVDTDSNRGPAVKKPMSRVDKQMRRFADLRRLTKTGHAVKISVQGNHMPL; translated from the exons ATGGACGGTGAAGATGAGTTCTTTTCCGGGAACCACTCTG ACGATGGTAGTGGTACCCCTGTCCAAGATGAAAACGCACCAGGCTCTGACGCAGACGAGGATATGAGAAGCGAACCTCGCCACTCCGAG GACGAGGGAAGTGACGGTGAGGGAGACGCTGCTGTGAGTAGAGCTAACGGTGGAGGCAGCGGTTCAGACCGGGGCGAGGGCAAGGGCGAGGACAGTGACTCTGACAAGGATGGACCTGGGCATGACAGTGATTCTGAACCTGAGCATCCGAGACCTGCTGCGGACAGTGATGACGAGGAGGAAGGGGCTGCTTCCCCTCCCAAACGCAGAGGCAGTACCTCAGAGAACGAGGAAGAGCAAAAACAGAACGCCAGCGACTCTGAGAACGAGGAGCCGAGCAAACCCCAGCCGGCACCTTCGGACGCAGGAAGTGACTCTGAAAACGAAGCCCCCAAGAGAAAGAAAATTATAGATTcggaggaggatgatgacgaTGAGACAAAAGCAGATGAtaaaaaggagggagggggcgggAAGTGGAAGGGAGTTATGCAGTCAGACagcgaggaagaggatgaagtaCGGGCAAAACCTGATGCGGGAAGTGACCAAGAGCAGGAGGGTCAGTCGCGACGAGTTGCAGAAGATAGCGATGATGACGAGGATAAGCCAG TTAAGAGGAAGAAGGCCATTCTCTCAGACAGTGAAGACGACGATGATGAGAAAG TTGCCAAGAAGAGTCGCCCGATGTCTGGCGGAGAGAACTCGGACAGTGATGCTGCCTCTGACATAGCAGAGAAGACCCATGCCGCCAAACTGCGCGAGCTGGGCTCAGAcagtgaggacgaggagaaGCCAAAAGAAGAAGGCGAGAAAAAAGACGAGAAAACGCTATTCGGCAGCGACAGCGAGTCTGGAGAGGACGAAGAGGA AAAAATGATCGCAGACATCTTTGGAGAgtcaggagatgaggaggatgaagagttTACT GGCTTCAACCAGGAAgagctggagggagagaaagctaaACCACAGGCCTCCAAGGCAGTCGCAGCTGATGACTCAGACTCTGATGAAGGAGTAGACCGGGGTGGTAGAGA CACGGTATCCGACTTCATGTCTGACTTTGACGTGATGCTGGCTCGGAAAAAGGCCCAGAGCAGGAAGCGCAGAAGAAACCGAGATGGTGGAACGTTCATCAGTGACGCAGACGATGTCGTTAGCGCTATGATTACCAAGATGACAGAGGCAGCAGAG GAGGACCGAACACTAAATAGCCAAAAGAAACCAGCTTTGAAAAAACTCACCCTGCTTCCAACCGTCGTCACGCACCTCAAAAA GCAGGATCTGAAGGAGACGTTCATTGACAGTGGTGTGATGTCCGCCATCAAGGAATGGATCAGTCCGTTGCCAGACAAGAGCCTCCCTGCCCTCAGGATCAGAGAAGAGCTGCTCAAGATTCTAATGGAA CTGCCCAGTGTCAGTCAGGAGACCCTGAAGCACAGTGGGATTGGCCGTGCCGTCATGTTCCTCTACAAGCACCCCAAAGAGTCACGCTTCAACAAAAACCTCGCCCTCAAACTCATCA ATGAGTGGTCCAGGCCAATCTTCGGGTTATCGTCCAACTATAAATGCATGACCAGAGAGGAGCGAGAACAAAGAGACCTGGATCAACAGGTTGCCCCTCGCGGCAGACGCCTCAG TGAGCCCGAGAAGGTGGAGAGGCCCAAGGAGCCGGATGTCTTTGCCCCCCCTCCGCCCag ctCAGGGGGACAGACACCACGCAGGGATCTGGAGAAAGTGCTGACAGGAGAGGAAAA AGCCCTTCGCCCGGGTGACCCAGGCTTCTGCGCACGTGCCCGAGTGCCCATGCCCTCGAACAAAGATTATGTGGTGCGGCCCAAATGGAATGTTGACACCGACTCCAACCGG GGCCCCGCCGTCAAGAAGCCCATGTCCCGCGTGGACAAACAGATGCGTCGATTCGCTGATCTCCGCCGCCTGACCAAGACTGGCCACGCAGTCAAGATCAGCGTACAGGGCAACCACATGCCCCTTTGA
- the ccdc82 gene encoding coiled-coil domain-containing protein 82, with protein MFKNWGKRNKYGTAPKRIDSTKTRQPFLDDSDEESLASTTSVSCSESEFGSYRSGSDSSDESDAKKKSSDDSDDSSESEEKVVSRNSRKRSAPSAAALNDSSSDSDSDVGVPVRKMDKNKRFKRIKTDEDTKQTDAKRKERQRKLAELVQRRKQGVSRSQRRRVSAPKSDSDEPENSKEAGSEEKEKGKDKDEEEDKDEEKNDEEEEEEAAAPTMVRSSDENSASEDDSLKDFIVEDEGGQNDGDDAEKTDVLSQLPSQFITRSPLIHFQVVVKSLLINVLDDNFLKSLYNGERTKRYALEMKESLHYYDERLVLPRLENLKLRSRWKERYKHRVECYPQVQVKLTQSGRRCEACELDRTGRFSVVLSGQLYHAKTLEEDQFLPEDKQSFCVGSVCASRTEVYHALKHFKYHLFVGCRTVIEEHNEKEKEKEKEKEKDGDGEQEDEEEPVKETVKKVFASLLQNGWINEQYDSLQEHLNKADFFQEEKLD; from the coding sequence ATGTTCAAAAATTGGGGGAAACGGAATAAATACGGCACCGCGCCAAAGCGTATTGATAGCACTAAGACGCGCCAACCCTTCCTGGATGACAGCGACGAAGAGTCCCTTGCCAGCACTACAAGTGTTAGTTGTTCAGAGAGCGAGTTTGGAAGTTACCGAAGTGGGTCTGACTCCTCCGACGAGTCTGATGCGAAGAAAAAGAGCTCTGACGACAGTGATGATAGCAGCGAAAGTGAGGAAAAAGTGGTTTCTCGGAACAGTCGAAAGCGCTCGGCACCAAGCGCTGCAGCACTAAACGACAGCTCAAGTGATTCAGACAGCGATGTTGGTGTACCTGTCAGAAAAATGGACAAGAACAAGAGGTTTAAAAGGATAAAAACAGATGAGGATACGAAGCAAACAGATGCTAAACGCAAAGAGCGACAACGCAAACTTGCTGAATTGGTTCAAAGGAGAAAACAGGGTGTTTCCAGATCTCAAAGGCGACGAGTTTCAGCTCCGAAGTCGGACAGCGACGAACCCGAGAACTCCAAAGAGGCTGGTAgcgaggagaaagagaagggtaaagataaagatgaagaggaagataaAGACGAAGAAAAAAatgacgaggaagaggaagaagaggccGCGGCTCCCACGATGGTGCGGAGCAGTGATGAGAACAGTGCGTCAGAGGACGATAGCCTCAAAGACTTCATAGTGGAAGACGAGGGGGGACAGAATGATGGCGACGACGCAGAAAAGACCGATGTACTTTCTCAGCTTCCATCGCAGTTCATTACCAGGTCCCCACTCATTCACTTTCAAGTGGTGGTAAAATCCTTGCTGATAAATGTCCTGGATGACAACTTCTTGAAGTCCTTGTACAATGGTGAGCGGACCAAGCGCTATGCGCTGGAGATGAAGGAGTCTTTGCACTATTACGACGAAAGATTAGTCCTACCGCGGCTGGAGAACCTTAAACTTAGGAGTCGCTGGAAGGAACGCTACAAACATCGCGTGGAGTGCTACCCACAGGTGCAGGTGAAGCTCACTCAAAGTGGACGGAGGTGTGAGGCTTGCGAGCTGGACCGCACCGGACGTTTCTCTGTGGTGCTGTCCGGCCAGCTTTATCACGCGAAAACTTTGGAGGAAGATCAGTTTTTGCCCGAAGACAAGCAGAGCTTCTGTGTTGGCTCTGTCTGCGCCAGCCGAACAGAGGTGTACCACGCGCTGAAACACTTCAAATACCACCTTTTTGTGGGCTGTCGCACAGTGATTGAGGAACACaatgagaaggagaaggagaaagagaaggagaaagagaaagatggagacggagaacaagaagatgaagaagaacctGTGAAAGAGACTGTCAAGAAAGTTTTTGCCTCGCTCCTCCAGAATGGCTGGATCAATGAGCAGTATGACAGTCTTCAGGAGCACCTTAACAAGGCAGACTTCTTCCAAGAGGAGAAATTGGATTAG
- the LOC134099421 gene encoding protein IWS1 homolog isoform X3: MDGEDEFFSGNHSDDGSGTPVQDENAPGSDADEDMRSEPRHSEDEGSDGEGDAAVSRANGGGSGSDRGEGKGEDSDSDKDGPGHDSDSEPEHPRPAADSDDEEEGAASPPKRRGSTSENEEEQKQNASDSENEEPSKPQPAPSDAGSDSENEAPKRKKIIDSEEDDDDETKADDKKEGGGGKWKGVMQSDSEEEDEVRAKPDAGSDQEQEGQSRRVAEDSDDDEDKPVKRKKAILSDSEDDDDEKVAKKSRPMSGGENSDSDAASDIAEKTHAAKLRELGSDSEDEEKPKEEGEKKDEKTLFGSDSESGEDEEEKMIADIFGESGDEEDEEFTGFNQEELEGEKAKPQASKAVAADDSDSDEGVDRGGRDTVSDFMSDFDVMLARKKAQSRKRRRNRDGGTFISDADDVVSAMITKMTEAAEEDRTLNSQKKPALKKLTLLPTVVTHLKKQDLKETFIDSGVMSAIKEWISPLPDKSLPALRIREELLKILMELPSVSQETLKHSGIGRAVMFLYKHPKESRFNKNLALKLINEWSRPIFGLSSNYKCMTREEREQRDLDQQVAPRGRRLSSGGQTPRRDLEKVLTGEEKALRPGDPGFCARARVPMPSNKDYVVRPKWNVDTDSNRGPAVKKPMSRVDKQMRRFADLRRLTKTGHAVKISVQGNHMPL; encoded by the exons ATGGACGGTGAAGATGAGTTCTTTTCCGGGAACCACTCTG ACGATGGTAGTGGTACCCCTGTCCAAGATGAAAACGCACCAGGCTCTGACGCAGACGAGGATATGAGAAGCGAACCTCGCCACTCCGAG GACGAGGGAAGTGACGGTGAGGGAGACGCTGCTGTGAGTAGAGCTAACGGTGGAGGCAGCGGTTCAGACCGGGGCGAGGGCAAGGGCGAGGACAGTGACTCTGACAAGGATGGACCTGGGCATGACAGTGATTCTGAACCTGAGCATCCGAGACCTGCTGCGGACAGTGATGACGAGGAGGAAGGGGCTGCTTCCCCTCCCAAACGCAGAGGCAGTACCTCAGAGAACGAGGAAGAGCAAAAACAGAACGCCAGCGACTCTGAGAACGAGGAGCCGAGCAAACCCCAGCCGGCACCTTCGGACGCAGGAAGTGACTCTGAAAACGAAGCCCCCAAGAGAAAGAAAATTATAGATTcggaggaggatgatgacgaTGAGACAAAAGCAGATGAtaaaaaggagggagggggcgggAAGTGGAAGGGAGTTATGCAGTCAGACagcgaggaagaggatgaagtaCGGGCAAAACCTGATGCGGGAAGTGACCAAGAGCAGGAGGGTCAGTCGCGACGAGTTGCAGAAGATAGCGATGATGACGAGGATAAGCCAG TTAAGAGGAAGAAGGCCATTCTCTCAGACAGTGAAGACGACGATGATGAGAAAG TTGCCAAGAAGAGTCGCCCGATGTCTGGCGGAGAGAACTCGGACAGTGATGCTGCCTCTGACATAGCAGAGAAGACCCATGCCGCCAAACTGCGCGAGCTGGGCTCAGAcagtgaggacgaggagaaGCCAAAAGAAGAAGGCGAGAAAAAAGACGAGAAAACGCTATTCGGCAGCGACAGCGAGTCTGGAGAGGACGAAGAGGA AAAAATGATCGCAGACATCTTTGGAGAgtcaggagatgaggaggatgaagagttTACT GGCTTCAACCAGGAAgagctggagggagagaaagctaaACCACAGGCCTCCAAGGCAGTCGCAGCTGATGACTCAGACTCTGATGAAGGAGTAGACCGGGGTGGTAGAGA CACGGTATCCGACTTCATGTCTGACTTTGACGTGATGCTGGCTCGGAAAAAGGCCCAGAGCAGGAAGCGCAGAAGAAACCGAGATGGTGGAACGTTCATCAGTGACGCAGACGATGTCGTTAGCGCTATGATTACCAAGATGACAGAGGCAGCAGAG GAGGACCGAACACTAAATAGCCAAAAGAAACCAGCTTTGAAAAAACTCACCCTGCTTCCAACCGTCGTCACGCACCTCAAAAA GCAGGATCTGAAGGAGACGTTCATTGACAGTGGTGTGATGTCCGCCATCAAGGAATGGATCAGTCCGTTGCCAGACAAGAGCCTCCCTGCCCTCAGGATCAGAGAAGAGCTGCTCAAGATTCTAATGGAA CTGCCCAGTGTCAGTCAGGAGACCCTGAAGCACAGTGGGATTGGCCGTGCCGTCATGTTCCTCTACAAGCACCCCAAAGAGTCACGCTTCAACAAAAACCTCGCCCTCAAACTCATCA ATGAGTGGTCCAGGCCAATCTTCGGGTTATCGTCCAACTATAAATGCATGACCAGAGAGGAGCGAGAACAAAGAGACCTGGATCAACAGGTTGCCCCTCGCGGCAGACGCCTCAG ctCAGGGGGACAGACACCACGCAGGGATCTGGAGAAAGTGCTGACAGGAGAGGAAAA AGCCCTTCGCCCGGGTGACCCAGGCTTCTGCGCACGTGCCCGAGTGCCCATGCCCTCGAACAAAGATTATGTGGTGCGGCCCAAATGGAATGTTGACACCGACTCCAACCGG GGCCCCGCCGTCAAGAAGCCCATGTCCCGCGTGGACAAACAGATGCGTCGATTCGCTGATCTCCGCCGCCTGACCAAGACTGGCCACGCAGTCAAGATCAGCGTACAGGGCAACCACATGCCCCTTTGA
- the LOC134099421 gene encoding protein IWS1 homolog isoform X4 produces MDGEDEFFSGNHSDDGSGTPVQDENAPGSDADEDMRSEPRHSEDEGSDGEGDAAVSRANGGGSGSDRGEGKGEDSDSDKDGPGHDSDSEPEHPRPAADSDDEEEGAASPPKRRGSTSENEEEQKQNASDSENEEPSKPQPAPSDAGSDSENEAPKRKKIIDSEEDDDDETKADDKKEGGGGKWKGVMQSDSEEEDEVRAKPDAGSDQEQEGQSRRVAEDSDDDEDKPVKRKKAILSDSEDDDDEKVAKKSRPMSGGENSDSDAASDIAEKTHAAKLRELGSDSEDEEKPKEEGEKKDEKTLFGSDSESGEDEEEKMIADIFGESGDEEDEEFTGFNQEELEGEKAKPQASKAVAADDSDSDEGVDRGGRDTVSDFMSDFDVMLARKKAQSRKRRRNRDGGTFISDADDVVSAMITKMTEAAEEDRTLNSQKKPALKKLTLLPTVVTHLKKQDLKETFIDSGVMSAIKEWISPLPDKSLPALRIREELLKILMELPSVSQETLKHSGIGRAVMFLYKHPKESRFNKNLALKLINEWSRPIFGLSSNYKCMTREEREQRDLDQQVAPRGRRLSSGGQTPRRDLEKVLTGEEKALRPGDPGFCARARVPMPSNKDYVVRPKWNVDTDSNRIGSFKKGISRLEKHKRRIADERRRRRLQGAVKINVDGNHMPL; encoded by the exons ATGGACGGTGAAGATGAGTTCTTTTCCGGGAACCACTCTG ACGATGGTAGTGGTACCCCTGTCCAAGATGAAAACGCACCAGGCTCTGACGCAGACGAGGATATGAGAAGCGAACCTCGCCACTCCGAG GACGAGGGAAGTGACGGTGAGGGAGACGCTGCTGTGAGTAGAGCTAACGGTGGAGGCAGCGGTTCAGACCGGGGCGAGGGCAAGGGCGAGGACAGTGACTCTGACAAGGATGGACCTGGGCATGACAGTGATTCTGAACCTGAGCATCCGAGACCTGCTGCGGACAGTGATGACGAGGAGGAAGGGGCTGCTTCCCCTCCCAAACGCAGAGGCAGTACCTCAGAGAACGAGGAAGAGCAAAAACAGAACGCCAGCGACTCTGAGAACGAGGAGCCGAGCAAACCCCAGCCGGCACCTTCGGACGCAGGAAGTGACTCTGAAAACGAAGCCCCCAAGAGAAAGAAAATTATAGATTcggaggaggatgatgacgaTGAGACAAAAGCAGATGAtaaaaaggagggagggggcgggAAGTGGAAGGGAGTTATGCAGTCAGACagcgaggaagaggatgaagtaCGGGCAAAACCTGATGCGGGAAGTGACCAAGAGCAGGAGGGTCAGTCGCGACGAGTTGCAGAAGATAGCGATGATGACGAGGATAAGCCAG TTAAGAGGAAGAAGGCCATTCTCTCAGACAGTGAAGACGACGATGATGAGAAAG TTGCCAAGAAGAGTCGCCCGATGTCTGGCGGAGAGAACTCGGACAGTGATGCTGCCTCTGACATAGCAGAGAAGACCCATGCCGCCAAACTGCGCGAGCTGGGCTCAGAcagtgaggacgaggagaaGCCAAAAGAAGAAGGCGAGAAAAAAGACGAGAAAACGCTATTCGGCAGCGACAGCGAGTCTGGAGAGGACGAAGAGGA AAAAATGATCGCAGACATCTTTGGAGAgtcaggagatgaggaggatgaagagttTACT GGCTTCAACCAGGAAgagctggagggagagaaagctaaACCACAGGCCTCCAAGGCAGTCGCAGCTGATGACTCAGACTCTGATGAAGGAGTAGACCGGGGTGGTAGAGA CACGGTATCCGACTTCATGTCTGACTTTGACGTGATGCTGGCTCGGAAAAAGGCCCAGAGCAGGAAGCGCAGAAGAAACCGAGATGGTGGAACGTTCATCAGTGACGCAGACGATGTCGTTAGCGCTATGATTACCAAGATGACAGAGGCAGCAGAG GAGGACCGAACACTAAATAGCCAAAAGAAACCAGCTTTGAAAAAACTCACCCTGCTTCCAACCGTCGTCACGCACCTCAAAAA GCAGGATCTGAAGGAGACGTTCATTGACAGTGGTGTGATGTCCGCCATCAAGGAATGGATCAGTCCGTTGCCAGACAAGAGCCTCCCTGCCCTCAGGATCAGAGAAGAGCTGCTCAAGATTCTAATGGAA CTGCCCAGTGTCAGTCAGGAGACCCTGAAGCACAGTGGGATTGGCCGTGCCGTCATGTTCCTCTACAAGCACCCCAAAGAGTCACGCTTCAACAAAAACCTCGCCCTCAAACTCATCA ATGAGTGGTCCAGGCCAATCTTCGGGTTATCGTCCAACTATAAATGCATGACCAGAGAGGAGCGAGAACAAAGAGACCTGGATCAACAGGTTGCCCCTCGCGGCAGACGCCTCAG ctCAGGGGGACAGACACCACGCAGGGATCTGGAGAAAGTGCTGACAGGAGAGGAAAA AGCCCTTCGCCCGGGTGACCCAGGCTTCTGCGCACGTGCCCGAGTGCCCATGCCCTCGAACAAAGATTATGTGGTGCGGCCCAAATGGAATGTTGACACCGACTCCAACCGG ATCGGTTCCTTTAAGAAAGGCATAAGCCGATTGGAAAAGCACAAGCGCCGTATTGCCGATGAGCGGAGACGGCGGCGCTTGCAGGGGGCCGTGAAGATCAATGTGGACGGCAACCACATGCCCCTGTAG
- the LOC134099421 gene encoding protein IWS1 homolog isoform X2, giving the protein MDGEDEFFSGNHSDDGSGTPVQDENAPGSDADEDMRSEPRHSEDEGSDGEGDAAVSRANGGGSGSDRGEGKGEDSDSDKDGPGHDSDSEPEHPRPAADSDDEEEGAASPPKRRGSTSENEEEQKQNASDSENEEPSKPQPAPSDAGSDSENEAPKRKKIIDSEEDDDDETKADDKKEGGGGKWKGVMQSDSEEEDEVRAKPDAGSDQEQEGQSRRVAEDSDDDEDKPVKRKKAILSDSEDDDDEKVAKKSRPMSGGENSDSDAASDIAEKTHAAKLRELGSDSEDEEKPKEEGEKKDEKTLFGSDSESGEDEEEKMIADIFGESGDEEDEEFTGFNQEELEGEKAKPQASKAVAADDSDSDEGVDRGGRDTVSDFMSDFDVMLARKKAQSRKRRRNRDGGTFISDADDVVSAMITKMTEAAEEDRTLNSQKKPALKKLTLLPTVVTHLKKQDLKETFIDSGVMSAIKEWISPLPDKSLPALRIREELLKILMELPSVSQETLKHSGIGRAVMFLYKHPKESRFNKNLALKLINEWSRPIFGLSSNYKCMTREEREQRDLDQQVAPRGRRLSEPEKVERPKEPDVFAPPPPSSGGQTPRRDLEKVLTGEEKALRPGDPGFCARARVPMPSNKDYVVRPKWNVDTDSNRIGSFKKGISRLEKHKRRIADERRRRRLQGAVKINVDGNHMPL; this is encoded by the exons ATGGACGGTGAAGATGAGTTCTTTTCCGGGAACCACTCTG ACGATGGTAGTGGTACCCCTGTCCAAGATGAAAACGCACCAGGCTCTGACGCAGACGAGGATATGAGAAGCGAACCTCGCCACTCCGAG GACGAGGGAAGTGACGGTGAGGGAGACGCTGCTGTGAGTAGAGCTAACGGTGGAGGCAGCGGTTCAGACCGGGGCGAGGGCAAGGGCGAGGACAGTGACTCTGACAAGGATGGACCTGGGCATGACAGTGATTCTGAACCTGAGCATCCGAGACCTGCTGCGGACAGTGATGACGAGGAGGAAGGGGCTGCTTCCCCTCCCAAACGCAGAGGCAGTACCTCAGAGAACGAGGAAGAGCAAAAACAGAACGCCAGCGACTCTGAGAACGAGGAGCCGAGCAAACCCCAGCCGGCACCTTCGGACGCAGGAAGTGACTCTGAAAACGAAGCCCCCAAGAGAAAGAAAATTATAGATTcggaggaggatgatgacgaTGAGACAAAAGCAGATGAtaaaaaggagggagggggcgggAAGTGGAAGGGAGTTATGCAGTCAGACagcgaggaagaggatgaagtaCGGGCAAAACCTGATGCGGGAAGTGACCAAGAGCAGGAGGGTCAGTCGCGACGAGTTGCAGAAGATAGCGATGATGACGAGGATAAGCCAG TTAAGAGGAAGAAGGCCATTCTCTCAGACAGTGAAGACGACGATGATGAGAAAG TTGCCAAGAAGAGTCGCCCGATGTCTGGCGGAGAGAACTCGGACAGTGATGCTGCCTCTGACATAGCAGAGAAGACCCATGCCGCCAAACTGCGCGAGCTGGGCTCAGAcagtgaggacgaggagaaGCCAAAAGAAGAAGGCGAGAAAAAAGACGAGAAAACGCTATTCGGCAGCGACAGCGAGTCTGGAGAGGACGAAGAGGA AAAAATGATCGCAGACATCTTTGGAGAgtcaggagatgaggaggatgaagagttTACT GGCTTCAACCAGGAAgagctggagggagagaaagctaaACCACAGGCCTCCAAGGCAGTCGCAGCTGATGACTCAGACTCTGATGAAGGAGTAGACCGGGGTGGTAGAGA CACGGTATCCGACTTCATGTCTGACTTTGACGTGATGCTGGCTCGGAAAAAGGCCCAGAGCAGGAAGCGCAGAAGAAACCGAGATGGTGGAACGTTCATCAGTGACGCAGACGATGTCGTTAGCGCTATGATTACCAAGATGACAGAGGCAGCAGAG GAGGACCGAACACTAAATAGCCAAAAGAAACCAGCTTTGAAAAAACTCACCCTGCTTCCAACCGTCGTCACGCACCTCAAAAA GCAGGATCTGAAGGAGACGTTCATTGACAGTGGTGTGATGTCCGCCATCAAGGAATGGATCAGTCCGTTGCCAGACAAGAGCCTCCCTGCCCTCAGGATCAGAGAAGAGCTGCTCAAGATTCTAATGGAA CTGCCCAGTGTCAGTCAGGAGACCCTGAAGCACAGTGGGATTGGCCGTGCCGTCATGTTCCTCTACAAGCACCCCAAAGAGTCACGCTTCAACAAAAACCTCGCCCTCAAACTCATCA ATGAGTGGTCCAGGCCAATCTTCGGGTTATCGTCCAACTATAAATGCATGACCAGAGAGGAGCGAGAACAAAGAGACCTGGATCAACAGGTTGCCCCTCGCGGCAGACGCCTCAG TGAGCCCGAGAAGGTGGAGAGGCCCAAGGAGCCGGATGTCTTTGCCCCCCCTCCGCCCag ctCAGGGGGACAGACACCACGCAGGGATCTGGAGAAAGTGCTGACAGGAGAGGAAAA AGCCCTTCGCCCGGGTGACCCAGGCTTCTGCGCACGTGCCCGAGTGCCCATGCCCTCGAACAAAGATTATGTGGTGCGGCCCAAATGGAATGTTGACACCGACTCCAACCGG ATCGGTTCCTTTAAGAAAGGCATAAGCCGATTGGAAAAGCACAAGCGCCGTATTGCCGATGAGCGGAGACGGCGGCGCTTGCAGGGGGCCGTGAAGATCAATGTGGACGGCAACCACATGCCCCTGTAG